In Rickettsia endosymbiont of Lasioglossum villosulum, the DNA window ATTTTCGGTGTCATCCCGTGGCGGCATTGCCAGCGTGGATCGAAAAACGCCCTAAGGTAGTCATCCCGTGGCTTGACCACGGGATCCAGAAAATAATAAAAATACTAATTTTATTAGTATTTTTAACTGGCTCTAGTTCATAAATCACGGGATGACATGGGGAGAATGATCCACGCAATAATTCCTCTACGGGATGACAGGAAACAAAGTTCAGTCATAATGACGAAAAATTATATTATCATATGAGCGAAACAATTAACGTTAAAATTATTACGCCTTTAAATATCGTTTTTGAAGAGCAGGCTAAAATGGTAACGCTTCCAGGTGAAGAGGGTGAGTTTGGTGTATTGCAGGGTCATGCTCCGATGATTGTTAGCTTAAAAGCTGGATTAGTACAAGTTTACATAGATGATATGCACAAGCCGAAAATTACTTATCTTATTGCTAATGGTGTAACTGCTGAAGTAACAGGAAGTTATATTAACATAGCTACAGAAACGGCTATTAACGTTACCGGTTTAAGTGAAGCGGAAATAGAAAATAAACTCACTGCTCTTCAAAAATCTATATAAATATCTCCCACATCGGCATTAATTTGTTTTAAAAATCTACGTTTTGGGGTAAGGTTAAGTATAAGCTGTCATCTAGCTAACTTGATCGCGGGATCTTAGAATACAGTCTGTGACACAAGACCCCGCAGGTACAAGCCACGAGGGGCGTTGTTGCGTAGATCGGTTTTACCCTTTCATTGCAAGGAAATTACAAAGTAATTGACGAAGCAATCCAGTTAAAAAATGCTAATTTATAGCATTTTTTATTATTTTCTCTGGATTGCCACGCTCATTTCATTCGCTCGCAATGACAACTCTCGATCTACGCAACAATGCCTCCACAGGGTGGTATCATAACGAATATCAAACGAGGAAAATATGCAAAAGATGCATAATGCAGAATATCTTAAAGAATTATCAGTTAATAATATCTCATATAAAATTTACGACATAAATAAAGCTGCAAGCGATATCGATTTGCCTTTAAAAAAACTGCCCTATAGTTTGAGAGTATTGTTTGAGAATGTGCTACGTACCGGTTCAAAACGAAACTTACTGGTATTCAAAGAATGGCTAAAGAATAAAAAATCTGATGCGGAAATAGATTTTATGCCGACAAGGGTTTTGATGCAGGATTTTACAGGTGTGCCGGCTATAGTTGATCTTGCTGCTATGCGTGATGCGATGAAGAAGATAGGTGGTGATCCGCTAAAAATCAATCCGCTTATCCCTGTTGATTTAGTTATAGATCACTCAGTTAGTGTTGATTCTTATGCGTCGGGTAGCTCATTTGACAAAAATGTAGCAATGGAAATGAAACGCAATATAGAGCGTTATCAGTTTCTGAAGTGGGGACAGCAAGCATTTAATAATTTCAAGGTAGTTCCGCCGGGTACTGGTATTTGCCATCAGGTAAATTTAGAGTATTTGGCAAAAGTCGTGTGGCATAGTAATGGTGTGGCTTATCCTGATAGTTTGGTTGGTACAGATAGCCATACAACCATGGTGAATGGGTTATCGGTACTTGGTTGGGGTGTTGGCGGTATAGAAGCAGAAGCCGCAATGCTTGGACAGCCGCTTACTATGATTCTGCCGGAAGTAATCGGCGTAAAGCTAACAGGTAAGTTAACAGGTACTGCTACTGCCACCGATTTAGTCTTAAAGATTACTGAAATGCTACGGAAGAAAAAAGTAGTAGGTAAGTTTGTTGAGTTTTATGGCGAAGGGCTTAGAGCTATGACAATTGCCGATCGTGCTACCATTTCTAATATGGCACCTGAATATGGTGCTACTTGTGGTTTTTTCCCGATTGATCAGGAAACTATCAAATATTTAGAGCTGACAGGTAGAGATAAAGAGCAAATCAAATTAGTAGAAGAATATGCCAAAGCTCAAGATTTATGGTGCAATTTTGACCATGTAGCAGAATATACTGATATTTTAGAGCTGGATTTATCTGAAGTAACAAGTTCGCTAGCAGGTCCAAGACGTCCGCAAGATCGTGTAAATTTAGGTGATGTAGCAAGTGGTTTTAAGAAAGAGTTGCCGACTTTTTCTTCAAATAATATAAGTATTGATACAAAACATGCTGTAGCAAATCAGAATTACGAAATTGGTAATGGTGATGTGGTGATTGCAGCGATTACTAGCTGTACTAATACCTCTAACCCTTCTGTGATGATTGGGGCAGCTTTGCTTGCTAAAAAAGCGATAGGGCAGGGATTAAAGGTTAAGCCTTGGGTTAAAACTTCGCTTGCTCCTGGCTCGAAAGTTGTAACAGAATATTTAAAAAGCAGCGGACTTAATCAATATTTAGATCAATTAGGATTTAATTTGGTCGGTTATGGCTGTACTACTTGCATTGGTAATTCAGGACCTTTAAACCCAGAAATAGAAGATACAATCAACAAAAACGGCTTAGTCGTTGCTTCTGTTTTATCAGGCAATAGAAATTTCGAAGGGCGAATTAACCCGCTTACTAAAGCTAGCTATCTTGCTTCGCCTATTTTAGTTGTAGCATATGCTCTTAGCGGTAGCCTTAATACTGATCTAACAAATCAACCATTAGGAAAAAATGATAAAGGCAGAGATGTTTATTTAAAGGATATTTGGCCAAGTAAAGAAGAGATAGATAAGGTCATTGCAAATTCTATTAATTCATCTATGTTTGTAGAAAAATATTCCGATATATTTAGCGGAACAAAAGAATGGCAAAGCTTAGAGGTAACTAGTAGCTCTAATTATGCTTGGGATAAAAGCAGTACTTATATTAACAATCCGCCTTATTTTGAAAATATAGGCAGTAAAAATAGTATAAAAGATATTAAATCGGCACGAATTTTAGCAATTTTTGGTGATTCTATTACTACCGATCATATTTCACCTGCGGGAAGTATAAGTAAAACTAGCCCTGCTGCTAAATATTTAATGGATCATCAAATATCACCTATTGATTTTAATTCTTACGGATCACGCAGAGGAAACCATGAAGTGATGATGCGTGGTACTTTTGCCAATATTCGCATAAAAAATGAAATGTGCAAAGGAGTAGAGGGCGGTTTTACTATAAACCAGCTAAAAAATATGCAGCAAACTATTTATGATGCAGCAATGGATTATAAAGCAAATGGTGTATCTGCGGTAATTTTTGCCGGCAAAGAATATGGTAGTGGTTCATCAAGAGACTGGGCAGCAAAAGGTCCGCAGTTGCTTGGTGTTAAAGCTGTTATTGCTGAAAGTTTTGAGCGAATACATCGTTCAAATTTAGTCGGTATGGGAGTATTACCGCTAATTTTTACAAATAATATGACTCGTTTTGATTTAAAATTAGATGGATCAGAATCTAATGATATTATAGGTTTAAACGAACATATAAAACCTTATAATCCGGTTAAATGTATTATAAAAAAACAGAATGGCGAAACGCAAACTATTGATTTAATATTGCAAATATTTACAGATAATGAGATAAATTATATAAAGCATGGCAGTATTATGCATTTTGTGGTAGAGAATTTAAAGTAATATGCAAAGATATTTAGACCCAACAAATGATGTAGCTTTTAAAAAGCTGTTTACGGATAAAGCAAGGTTAATCAGCTTTCTCAATAATATTATGCGGTTGCCGGAAGAGTTAAGAATTATTGACCTTGAATATATTTCAAATGAACAAGTGCCGGATTTAGGACAGAATAAAAGGAGTATTGTTGACGTTAAAGTAAAAGATAATTCTGGCAATATTTATATTGTTGAGATGCAGAATGGTTATGCTGATGCTTTTTTAGCAAGGGTACAATTTTATGGTTGTGTAGCGTTTTCTTCACAATTAAAAAGAGGAAAAGAATATGCTGACCTTGCCCCTGTAGTTATGGTAGTAATTACTTCCGGATTTCAGGCATTACCTGAAGAAAAAGAATGTATTAGTTATCATCAAACTATTAATGTTGGTAATGGTAGGAATCAACTTAAATGTTTATCTTATGTATTTGTGGAGCTTGATAAGTTTACAAAAGAAGCGAACGAGCTTGAGACGATAGAAGATGATTGGCTATATATGATGGCTAAATTTGATAAAGCTAAAGAGCCGCCAAAGCATACCAAGGATAAGATAGTATTGTCAGCCTATAAGACTATTGAGCAATTTAATTGGAGTGAAGCAGAATATGACAATTATATTAAAGCGATGCTTGCTGCTCAAACAGAGGAATTAAACCAGAAAAGTAAGTTTAGAGAAGGAAAAGAAGAAGGTAAAATAGAGATAGCAAAAGAAATGTTACAAGATAATGAGCCTATAGAAAAAATCATTAAATATACTAAGCTTTCAAAAGAAGAAATAGAAAAGTTGAAATTAGAAATAGAGAAATAAAAGGTAAAAATATGGATAAACAACTTAAGGAATATACCGAAAGCGGTAAAAAAAATTTAATTGTAGTGTATATATTATATTTATGCGGAATAGTAGCACCGATATTGCCTTTAATAGGTGTGTTTTTTGCATATCTCAACAAGGATAAAGGCAATAATTTTGCCACTAGTCATTATATATTCTTATTCCGTACTTTCTGCCTTAGTGTTCTCGGATGGATCGTATGTTTTATATTTACGTTTATTGTTATTGGCGTAGTGTTATATTTTATTTTAGCTGTTTGGTATATATTGCGTGTTGCTATCGGCTTTAAATATATGATAGAAGATCAGGCATATCCAAATCCTATGACTTACTGGATAAAATAATTGTAGCGGTATTGCAATAATTTATGAAATGAATACCTCAGTAAAATTTACTAAAAAGTGGTGATTTAAAAAATTTATAATTTCAAATCAAGTGAAGAACCGCTTCAAACTTGATTTGTACAATTTTTAAAACAATAAGAAATTACCTAAGTAATTTCTTATTGAAGAGAATAAGAATGATAAAACTTACGATAGATGGTCAAGAAATAGAAGTATCAGAAGGTACTACGGTTTATCAAGCTTGCACAAAAGCCGGTAAAGAAATCCCACATTTTTGTTATCATGAGCGTTTAAAAATTGCTGGTAATTGCCGTATGTGCTTGGTTGAAATGGAAAAATCACCAAAGCCGATAGCTTCTTGTGCAATGCCTGTAGGCAACGGTATGGTTATTCATACTGATACGCCAATGGTGAAAAAAGCCCGTGAAGGGGTGATGGAGTTTTTGCTTGTTAATCACCCTATTGATTGTCCTATTTGTGATCAAGGCGGAGAGTGTGATCTGCAAGATCAGGCTTTTAGATATGGTAAAGGCACTAATAGATTTCACGAAAATAAACGCTCTATTAAAGATAAATATATGGGTCCGCTGATTAAAACAGCGATGACCAGATGTATACAATGTACTAGATGTATTAGATTCGCCAATGATATAGCAGGAATAGAAGAAATGGGGGCTATCCATCGTGGTGAGCATATGGAAGTTACTTCTTATTTAGACCAAACTTTGGATTCTGAAATTTCCGGCAATATGATAGATATTTGTCCTGTCGGAGCTCTTAACTCCAAACCTTATGCCTTTAAAGCTCGTAAGTGGGAGCTAAGACATACTGCTAGTATTGGCGTGCATGATGCAGAAGGTTTGAATATCCGCATTGATAGTAGGGGTGACGAAGTGATGCGAGTATTACCAAGAGTCAATGAGGAAATTAACGAAGAATGGCTCTCAGATAAAAATCGTTTTAGCTATGATGGCTTAAAATATCAGCGTTTAGATCAGCCTTATATTAGAAAAAATGGTAAATTAGTCTCTGCAAGCTTCAATGAAGCTTTAAAAGCAATAGCTGATAAAATTAAATCTATTAAGCCAGAAAAAATTACTGTTTTCGCTGGGACTCTTGCTTCCGTTGAAGCAATGTTTATGCTTAAAACTTTCTTGCAAAAAATCGGTTGTAATAATTATAGCGTTAATCAGTTTAACTATAAATTAGATACTACGCAGCGAGGAAATTACTTATTTAATACAACTATTGCAGGGCTTGAAAAAGCCGATTTATGCTTGTTAATCGGAGCAAATCCAAGGCAGATAGCACCAGTTTTAAATAGTAGAATAGGCGGAAGAGTTCGAGTAGGTTCGTTGAAAGTAGTAAGAATAGGAGAGGGGCATAACCAAACCTATAAAATTCAGGATTTAGGAAGCGATCTCAAGATACTTGAGGAGCTAGCTTTAGATGAGCATAAATTTGCAAAAGAATTAAAAGCAGCAAAATATCCGATGATTATAGTAGGTGATGGTGTTTATGGGCGAGATGATGGATATGCTATATTATCGCTAATCCATAAAATGGTCGATAAATATAATATCACGCGGGATGATTGGAAAGGCTTTAATATACTTCATAATCACGCATCGATGGTTGGTGGGCTTGATATCGGTTTTAATACTGAATCTACTAAACTGGAAGAGATAGAACTTGCTTATTTGCTTGGAGCAGATGAAGTTAATTTTGATAAGCTTAAATCAGCTTTTATAGTGTATCAAGGGCATCATGGGGATATTGGTGCTACGAAAGCCGATGTTATTTTACCATCAGCTGCTTATACTGAGCAGAGTGGAATTTACGTAAATCTAGAGGGTAGACCGCAAATAGCAGAAAAAGCAGTATCACCTGTAGGGAAAGCTAAAGAAGATATAGCGATAATTAAGGAGCTGGCTGATTATTTGCAAGTGGATATTAGGGCAAGTAATTTACAGGAAGTACGAACAAAGCTTGCTGAAGAATATCCCGTATTTGCTGATATCGGTAAAATTATAGAGAATAAGTTTGCTAAATTTAGTTCTAAAGATAAATTATCAAAAGAGCCTATAACTTCTAGACCTATTAATTATTACATGACTGACGTTATTAGTAAGAATTCTGTAACCATGGCAAGATGCGTAAAGGCTAAGCAGAAAAGGGATGAGGAGGCAGCGTGAAGACTTGAACCGTCATTGCGAACGAGCGAAGCGAGTGTGGCAATCTCAGGAATATATACTACCTCATAAGATTGCCGCGTCGTTGCTACGCATCTCCTCGCAATGACGATTGTATGACAATTAAATAACATTATGACAGAACTCTTTTTTGAATATATTTTTCCGTTAATTATAATCGCTTTAAAGGTGGTGGCGATTACTATACCATTAATATTATGCGTTGCGTATTTAACATATGCTGAGCGTCGTGTAATCGGGCTTATGCAGCTTAGAAAGGGTCCTAATGTTGTTGGACCATTTGGGCTTTTGCAGCCTATAGCAGATGCGGTAAAGCTATTATTTAAAGAGCCGATCATTCCGACTAACGCCGATAAAATATTATTTGTCCTAGCACCGATGATAACCTTTATATTAAGCTTAATCGGTTGGGCAGTTATACCTTTTGCAAAAGGCGTAGTTCTTGCCGATATTAATGTCGGAGTCTTATATATTCTTGCTATTTCTTCCTTAAGTGTTTACGGCATTATTATTGCCGGCTGGGCTAGCAACTCAAAATATGCATTTCTTGGAGCTATACGCTCATCGGCACAAATGATTTCTTATGAAGTATCGATGGGGCTTGTTATTATTACTGTGCTACTTGCTACCGGTACTCTGAACTTAAGCCAAATTATTGAAGCACAGAGAACTATGCCGTGGTGGATTGATTTAATGCTAATGCCGATGGGGGTGGTATTTTTTATCTCAGTACTTGCTGAAACAAACAGATTGCCTTTTGATTTACCGGAAGCAGAATCAGAGCTAGTTGCCGGTTATAATGTCGAATATTCCTCTATGGGTTTTGCTTTATTTTTCCTAGGTGAGTATGCTAATATGATATTAGTTAGTGCAATGACTACCACTTTCTTTTTAGGGGGGTATTTACCGCCATTTAATATATCATGGTTAGATTGTGTCCCAGGTTTCTTTTGGTTTGTTTTTAAAGTTGGATTTTTGCTATTTTGCTTTTTATGGATTAGGGCAACGCTGCCACGATATCGTTATGATCAGTTAATGCGTTTAGGCTGGAAAGTATTTCTACCGCTAACTTTATTTTGGGTAGTGCTGGTGTCGAGTGTATTAATTTATACTGATAATTTGCCGGGTATTTAACAGTTATGGGTAAAGAACTTTTTCCTGATTTTATCAAAGAACATTATGAAATTCATGAGTGGAAACATGCTATTGCTATTTTAAAAAATGATTTTGTTGATGAGTGGAGTGATATAATACAGGTACTAAAAGACTTTCGTTTTAAGAAAAGCTGGATTACTGTAGGAGGAGGTGAAAAATCTGAAATATCGAAATCAATAGATAAATCTTTTGCAGAATTAGGTTGGAAAGAAAAAATGTTTTCAACCAAAGTTATAGTAGATGAAAATTCTTTAGACTCTCCGACCCATAAAGTTGATTGTTATAAAAATAGAATAGCATTAGAAATTGAATGGAATAATAAAGATCCTTTTTTTGATAGAGATCTAAATAATTTTAGACTTTTATTTGATTTGCGTGCAATAAGTATAGGAATTATAATAACTAGATGTACAGAGTTACAAAAAATATTTAATTCTATCGGTAAAAGTAGCTCATATGGTGCTTCTACTACCCATATATCTAAATTACTTCCAAGAATTGAAGGTGGCGGTGGGGGAGGTTGTCCAATTTTAGTTTTTGGTATTACTAACAAATTATACATAGAGGATTAAGTCGTGAGTAATATCGTAACAGCGAAAGAAGATTTTGAAAATAATGTAAAAGGCAAATTTCATACTATCCTTACTGATCCTCCTTGGCAATTTGAAAATAGAACAGGTAAGGTCGCCCCAGAGCATAAAAGACTAAATCGCTACTCCACATTAAAACTTGATGAAATAAAAAATATTCCTGTAGCAAATTGTATTCTTGAGCCAGCACATTTATATTTATGGGTTCCCAATGCTCTGCTTCAAGAAGGGTTGGAGGTAATGAAAGCGTGGGGCTTTACTTATAAAACAAATATAATTTGGTCTAAAATTCGCAAAGATGGCGGACCTGACGGTAGAGGGGTAGGATTTTATTTTCGCAATGTTACGGAAATAGTCTTATTTGGTGTGCGAGGAAAAACTGCTCGTACTTTAGCCCCTGCTAGAAGCCAAGTTAATTTAATAAGTAGTAGAAAGCGAGAGCATTCTAGAAAGCCTGATGAATTATATGAATTAATAGAAAAATGTAGCAAAGGACCTTATTTAGAGCTTTTTGCTAGAGGTACAAGACCGAATTGGAAACAATGGGGTAATGAAGTAGAGGATTATAATCCTAAATGGGTAACCTATTCAAATCATTCGCAAGTAACAAAACAAGAAGATATAAGTTACAGAGATAGGAGTTTGATTATTAAAAAGTCTGCTTGAAAAATAAAATATGATCAATTATTTAAAATCTTTTTTTCTATACGAGATAATAAAAGGCTTGGCTTTGACTTTAAAATATTTCTTCAAAGCTAAAGTCACTATCAATTATCCCTATGAGAAAAGCCCAGTTAGCCCAAGGTTTAAGGGTGAGCATGCTTTGCGTCGTTATGAGAATGGCGAAGAGCGTTGCATCGCTTGTAAGCTTTGCGAGGCTATTTGTCCGGCACAGGCAATAGTCATTGAAGCAGATGAGCGGGAAGATGGCAGTAGACGTACCACCCGTTATGATATAGATATGACTAAATGTATTTATTGCGGGCTATGCCAAGAAGCATGCCCTGTTGATGCAATAGTTGAAGGTCCTAATTTTGAGTTTGCCAGCCTAACCCATACTGCCCTTATTTATGATAAAGAAAGATTGCTGCAAAATGGTGATCGCTGGGAGCAAGCACTAGCTAACAAGTTACATAAGGATTATGAGTATAGGTAGACGCTGCGGTTAAAAGCTTTAAAATGCTTTACTATTTTCCAAATAGAGCTTCGTCTACTGATTTTATATTAATAATGCCAAATTAACAAAAATATATTCTTGATAAACACAAAATTATGTACTATAGTTAGTACTTAATTAAATGCTTATTATAGTTATAATTATGGAGCATATTTACGCAAATTTAACAGTTAGTATATCGGAATTTAAGAAAAGTCCTACTGCTTTACTTGATAAATCTAATGGTAAACCTGTCGCTTTACTAAATCATAATAAACCTACCGCTTACGTAATTCCTGCTAAACTATATGAACAAATAATTGAAGCTCTAGATGATCAATATTTACTAGAACTTGCTACAATTAGGTTAAAAGATAAATCAAAGGCAATCAAGGTTAATATAAATGACTTATAGTCTGGAGTTTATCCCTGTTGCTAAAAAAGAGTGGGACAAACTCGATTCTACCATAAAGGAACAATTTAAAAAGAAATTAAAGGAAAGACTTAAAACTCCTTGTATATACCTTTAATACTTCAAGATTTGGCAAGCCAAATTTCGGGATTCGTCTTTGCTCACGTAGTTTATCTACGTTCCGCAGACTCACTGCTTATTTGACTTACCAACTTTTGAAGTATTTGCGGTATACCCAAAGACGCAATAAGCGGTGGAAATAACTTATATAAAATAAAGCTAAAGTCGGTTGGTTATCGATTAGTATATGAAGTAGATGATAATCGTATCATAATACTTGTACTTGCTATTGGTAAAAGAAATCGTAACGAAGTTTATAATAAATTATCCTCTCGTCTTTAAAATTTCTAATTATATTATATGTTTTGTTACATAATTCAATATAATTTTAATTAAATAAGCGTTATTATATCTTTAATAGGTACAACAGTTATATTAATTGCTAATTGATATTTTTTTGTCCCAGGATATATAACAAATAATTCATCCAGTGCTAAATATTGTATAGCCTTATGCATAGAGGAAGTGAGAGTAGGGGCGTCGCTAAACTTAAACTCAAAGCCTAGCTTTAAACCTTTATGCTTTATGAATAAATCGAGTTCCCCTTCTTGATGTATTCCCCAATAATAGCAATCCTCGCTTCGTTTATCAAATAGCCTTATTATTTGTTCTAAAGCAAAGCCCTCAAAACTAGCTCCTAGTTTTGGATTTTTTAATAATTGTTCTTGTGAATAAATATCAATTAAATGATGAAATATGCCTGAATCAGTAAAATATATTTTAGGTCTTTTTTTCTGACGTTTAGAAATATTTTCAAACCATGGATATAATTGACGTATCATAAAAGTACCGGATAAGATATCCAGATAATTTTTTATAGTATGGTCACTGATTCCTAAGGATTTTCCAATTTCAGAAGCATTAAAAATATTTCCATGATAATGAGCAAGCATAGTCCAAAAACGGCGTAATGTAATTGGCGGAATCAAAAATCCAAGGTTTGGAATATCTCGTTCTAAAAAAGTTCTAATATATTGTTCAAGCCAATCAAATCCTGTCTCGGGATAAAGGTAGCAATTCGGAAAGCCACCAAATAAATGTAATTGTTTTATGTTATTTACTTCCAATAAAGAAAAAGGATGTACCTCAATATAGGATATTCTACCGGCAAGGGTTTCTGAGGATTGTTTAATTAAATCTCTTGAAGCACTACCTAATATTAAAAATTGTTGTTCTATATTTTTATCGGCTAGAACTCGCAGCGTAGGAAATAAATTTGGTAATCTTTGAATTTCATCAATAATAATTAAGCCTTTTTTATTTTCAAGTGCTATATAAGGATTCTCTAACGCTGCTAAATCTCTGATATCTTCTAAGTCAAAAAAATGTACGTCCTGATGCCCGTGAGCAAATTGACGGGCTAGTGTGGTTTTACCGCATTGTCTTGGACCTAGAAGTGCTACTATCTTATGACTTAAAAATTGAGTTTTGATTTTTTCTAAATATTTTGGACGTTCAACAATGGCTTTCATAAATCACAATATTTGATCTTTAAGAAAATTATATCATGAAATTTCGAACTTTGCATTCGAAATTTCATATTATTCATCAATTTTTGATAAAGATATATCTTCTCGCACTCCTCCAATTTCCTTAAATACCTCAATAGCTCTTGCTCTAGATAGCCCATAATCTACTATCGGTTCTAGGTAATGATCATACATTTTGTGGAAATTAATATTGTGGATAATATGTGGTGGGACATTTTTTAAGGCAGGTAAATATTTCTTGATATACTCAGCATCTGAGTCAAAATTTTTCCCTTGAGTATAGGGGTTAAAAATACGGAAATAAGGCTGAGCATCAGTACCACAAGAACTTGCCCATTGCCATCCGCCGACATTAGAAGCGAGTTCGTAATCCATAAGGTACTGAGCGAAAAACTCTTCGCCTTTCCGCCAGTCTAAAAGCAAATTCTTGCTGAAAAAACTAGCAACGATCATCCTTGCCCTATTATGCATCCAGCCGTCACCGACAAGCTGCTTAACTGCTGCATCAATTATAGGATAACCAGTCTCGGCATTAATGAATTTATCAAAATACTCTTTCTTATTATTCCAAGGTATTTTGTTTTTATATTTTTCTAAAAATTCCTCATTAACAGTATTTGGAAAATGATATAGAATAGTTGCGTAAAACTCTCGCCAAATTAGTTCATTAATCCACGTTATACTACCCGGGTTTGAGGTAGCGTTAAAAGCCTTACGATAACATTCTCTTA includes these proteins:
- a CDS encoding F0F1 ATP synthase subunit epsilon, yielding MSETINVKIITPLNIVFEEQAKMVTLPGEEGEFGVLQGHAPMIVSLKAGLVQVYIDDMHKPKITYLIANGVTAEVTGSYINIATETAINVTGLSEAEIENKLTALQKSI
- the acnA gene encoding aconitate hydratase AcnA, whose protein sequence is MQKMHNAEYLKELSVNNISYKIYDINKAASDIDLPLKKLPYSLRVLFENVLRTGSKRNLLVFKEWLKNKKSDAEIDFMPTRVLMQDFTGVPAIVDLAAMRDAMKKIGGDPLKINPLIPVDLVIDHSVSVDSYASGSSFDKNVAMEMKRNIERYQFLKWGQQAFNNFKVVPPGTGICHQVNLEYLAKVVWHSNGVAYPDSLVGTDSHTTMVNGLSVLGWGVGGIEAEAAMLGQPLTMILPEVIGVKLTGKLTGTATATDLVLKITEMLRKKKVVGKFVEFYGEGLRAMTIADRATISNMAPEYGATCGFFPIDQETIKYLELTGRDKEQIKLVEEYAKAQDLWCNFDHVAEYTDILELDLSEVTSSLAGPRRPQDRVNLGDVASGFKKELPTFSSNNISIDTKHAVANQNYEIGNGDVVIAAITSCTNTSNPSVMIGAALLAKKAIGQGLKVKPWVKTSLAPGSKVVTEYLKSSGLNQYLDQLGFNLVGYGCTTCIGNSGPLNPEIEDTINKNGLVVASVLSGNRNFEGRINPLTKASYLASPILVVAYALSGSLNTDLTNQPLGKNDKGRDVYLKDIWPSKEEIDKVIANSINSSMFVEKYSDIFSGTKEWQSLEVTSSSNYAWDKSSTYINNPPYFENIGSKNSIKDIKSARILAIFGDSITTDHISPAGSISKTSPAAKYLMDHQISPIDFNSYGSRRGNHEVMMRGTFANIRIKNEMCKGVEGGFTINQLKNMQQTIYDAAMDYKANGVSAVIFAGKEYGSGSSRDWAAKGPQLLGVKAVIAESFERIHRSNLVGMGVLPLIFTNNMTRFDLKLDGSESNDIIGLNEHIKPYNPVKCIIKKQNGETQTIDLILQIFTDNEINYIKHGSIMHFVVENLK
- a CDS encoding Rpn family recombination-promoting nuclease/putative transposase, producing MQRYLDPTNDVAFKKLFTDKARLISFLNNIMRLPEELRIIDLEYISNEQVPDLGQNKRSIVDVKVKDNSGNIYIVEMQNGYADAFLARVQFYGCVAFSSQLKRGKEYADLAPVVMVVITSGFQALPEEKECISYHQTINVGNGRNQLKCLSYVFVELDKFTKEANELETIEDDWLYMMAKFDKAKEPPKHTKDKIVLSAYKTIEQFNWSEAEYDNYIKAMLAAQTEELNQKSKFREGKEEGKIEIAKEMLQDNEPIEKIIKYTKLSKEEIEKLKLEIEK
- a CDS encoding DUF4870 family protein — translated: MDKQLKEYTESGKKNLIVVYILYLCGIVAPILPLIGVFFAYLNKDKGNNFATSHYIFLFRTFCLSVLGWIVCFIFTFIVIGVVLYFILAVWYILRVAIGFKYMIEDQAYPNPMTYWIK
- the nuoG gene encoding NADH-quinone oxidoreductase subunit NuoG, with the protein product MIKLTIDGQEIEVSEGTTVYQACTKAGKEIPHFCYHERLKIAGNCRMCLVEMEKSPKPIASCAMPVGNGMVIHTDTPMVKKAREGVMEFLLVNHPIDCPICDQGGECDLQDQAFRYGKGTNRFHENKRSIKDKYMGPLIKTAMTRCIQCTRCIRFANDIAGIEEMGAIHRGEHMEVTSYLDQTLDSEISGNMIDICPVGALNSKPYAFKARKWELRHTASIGVHDAEGLNIRIDSRGDEVMRVLPRVNEEINEEWLSDKNRFSYDGLKYQRLDQPYIRKNGKLVSASFNEALKAIADKIKSIKPEKITVFAGTLASVEAMFMLKTFLQKIGCNNYSVNQFNYKLDTTQRGNYLFNTTIAGLEKADLCLLIGANPRQIAPVLNSRIGGRVRVGSLKVVRIGEGHNQTYKIQDLGSDLKILEELALDEHKFAKELKAAKYPMIIVGDGVYGRDDGYAILSLIHKMVDKYNITRDDWKGFNILHNHASMVGGLDIGFNTESTKLEEIELAYLLGADEVNFDKLKSAFIVYQGHHGDIGATKADVILPSAAYTEQSGIYVNLEGRPQIAEKAVSPVGKAKEDIAIIKELADYLQVDIRASNLQEVRTKLAEEYPVFADIGKIIENKFAKFSSKDKLSKEPITSRPINYYMTDVISKNSVTMARCVKAKQKRDEEAA
- the nuoH gene encoding NADH-quinone oxidoreductase subunit NuoH, which gives rise to MTELFFEYIFPLIIIALKVVAITIPLILCVAYLTYAERRVIGLMQLRKGPNVVGPFGLLQPIADAVKLLFKEPIIPTNADKILFVLAPMITFILSLIGWAVIPFAKGVVLADINVGVLYILAISSLSVYGIIIAGWASNSKYAFLGAIRSSAQMISYEVSMGLVIITVLLATGTLNLSQIIEAQRTMPWWIDLMLMPMGVVFFISVLAETNRLPFDLPEAESELVAGYNVEYSSMGFALFFLGEYANMILVSAMTTTFFLGGYLPPFNISWLDCVPGFFWFVFKVGFLLFCFLWIRATLPRYRYDQLMRLGWKVFLPLTLFWVVLVSSVLIYTDNLPGI
- a CDS encoding BglII/BstYI family type II restriction endonuclease — encoded protein: MGKELFPDFIKEHYEIHEWKHAIAILKNDFVDEWSDIIQVLKDFRFKKSWITVGGGEKSEISKSIDKSFAELGWKEKMFSTKVIVDENSLDSPTHKVDCYKNRIALEIEWNNKDPFFDRDLNNFRLLFDLRAISIGIIITRCTELQKIFNSIGKSSSYGASTTHISKLLPRIEGGGGGGCPILVFGITNKLYIED
- a CDS encoding MT-A70 family methyltransferase: MSNIVTAKEDFENNVKGKFHTILTDPPWQFENRTGKVAPEHKRLNRYSTLKLDEIKNIPVANCILEPAHLYLWVPNALLQEGLEVMKAWGFTYKTNIIWSKIRKDGGPDGRGVGFYFRNVTEIVLFGVRGKTARTLAPARSQVNLISSRKREHSRKPDELYELIEKCSKGPYLELFARGTRPNWKQWGNEVEDYNPKWVTYSNHSQVTKQEDISYRDRSLIIKKSA